A single region of the Chiroxiphia lanceolata isolate bChiLan1 chromosome 20, bChiLan1.pri, whole genome shotgun sequence genome encodes:
- the UNC45B gene encoding protein unc-45 homolog B, with amino-acid sequence MEDPIQLKEEGNKYFQANDYEKALQSYTQALKLNKDKALQAVLYRNRAACFLKKEEYAKAASDASRAIDINASDIKALYRRSQALEKLGKLDQAFKDAQKCATIEPRNKNFQETLRRLGANIQEKLRIQFSTDSRVQKMFEILLDENSEKEKREKAANNLIVLGREEAGAERIFQNNGVNLLLQLIETKNPELILAAVRTLSGMCTGHKARATAILHYLGIDSICMWMSVDNEEISLAVCNLLQTITDCLLDQGKEEHHGKEEAVVLDTKKDLKMITMRLLDMLVSKKVSGQGRDRALNLLNKNIPRKDLKDHDNSRTIFVIDNGLKKILKVVGQIPEMPDCLPLTENTQLTASVLLNKLYDDLRCDPERDNYRIICEEYIKSKIDPQDMDKTLHAVQIVSGVLQGPFDLGNKLLGMKGVMEMMVALCGSEREIDQLVAVEALIHASTKLSRATFIISNGVNLLKEIYKKTKNEKIKIRALVGLCKLGSAGGTDYGLRQFAEGSTEKLARQCRKWLCNTTIDARTRKWAVEGMSYLTLDADVKDDFVEDEPALKAMFDLAKASDKTILYSVASALVNCTNSYDTKELVPELVQLAKFSKQHVPEEHPKDKKDFVVKRVKRLLKAGVVSALACMVKADSAILTDQSKELIARVFLALCEDPKDRGTIVAQGGGKALIPLALEGTDVGKIKASHALAKIAAISNPDIAFPGERVYEVVRPLVSLLNTERDGLQNYEALLGLTNFSGRSDKLRLKIVKEKALPDIENYMFENHDQLRQAATECMCNLVVNKEVQERFVADGNDRLKLVVLLCGEDDEKVQVAAAGALAMLTAAQKKLCSKMTQVTTQWLEILQRLCLHDNMEVQHRGLVIAFNLISADKELAKKLVESELLEILTYVGKQEDHPKKQHIINVARDCLTRCMDYGLIKPFSQA; translated from the exons ATGGAGGATCCCATCCAGCTGAAGGAGGAGggcaataaatattttcaggccAATGACTACGAGAAAGCCCTTCAAAGCTACACTCAAGCCTTAAAGCTCAACAAGGACAAGGCGCTGCAGGCGGTGCTGTACAGGAACAGAGCAGCCTGCTTCCTCAAAAAG GAGGAATACGCCAAGGCAGCCTCGGATGCGTCTAGAG CTATCGACATCAATGCTTCGGATATCAAAGCCTTGTACCGGCGCAGCCAAGCTCTGGAAAAACTGGGGAAATTGGACCAGGCGTTCAAAGATGCTCAGAAATGTGCCACCATCGAACCCCGCAACAAGAACTTCCAGGAGACCCTGAGGCGGCTGGGGGCCAACATCCAGGAGAAG ctgcGCATTCAGTTCTCCACGGACTCGAGGGTGCAGAAGATGTTTGAAATCCTGCTGGATGAAAACAGCGAGAAAGAAAAGCGAGAAAAG GCTGCAAACAACCTCATAGTCCTGGGGCGGGAGGAAGCAGGTGCCGAGAGGATTTTCCAGAATAACGGGGTCAacttgctgctgcagctgataGAAACCAAAAATCCTGAGCTGATCCTGGCAGCCGTGAGGACACTTTCGGGAATGTGCACGGGGCATAAGGCTCGG GCCACTGCCATTCTCCATTACCTGGGCATCGACAGCATTTGTATGTGGATGTCAGTAGACAACGAGGAAATCTCCCTGGCTGTCTGCAACCTCCTGCAGACCATCACTGACTGCCTGCTGGACCAGGGCAAAGAGGAGCACCACGGCAAGGAGGAGGCTGTTGTGTTAG ACACTAAGAAAGATTTGAAGATGATCACAATGCGTTTGCTGGATATGCTGGTCAGTAAGAAAGTGTCTGGGCAAGGGCGAGACAGAGCTCTCAACCTCCTCAACAAGAATATACCGAGGAAGGACCTGAAAGACCATGACAACAGCAGGACTATCTTTGTCATCGACAATG GCTTAAAAAAGATACTGAAAGTGGTGGGCCAGATTCCTGAGATGCCTGACTGCCTGCCCCTGACAGAGAACACCCAGCTGACTGCCTCTGTCCTCCTGAACAAGCTGTACGATGACCTGCGCTGCGACCCGGAGCGTGACAACTACCGGATCATCTGCGAGGAGTACATCAA GAGCAAAATCGACCCACAGGACATGGATAAGACACTCCATGCTGTCCAGATTGTGTCTGGAGTTCTGCAAGGGCCCTTTGACTTGGGCAACAAGCTGCTTGGCATGAAGGGAGTGATGGAGATGATGGTGGCCCTTTGTGGGTCCGAGAGGGAGATTGACCAGCTGGTGGCTGTGGAAGCCCTCATCCATGCCTCCACCAAGCTGAGCCGGGCCACCTTCATCATCTCCAATGGGGTGAACCTCCTGAAGGAGATCTACAAGAAGACCAAGAATGAGAAGATCAAAATCCGAGCCCTGGTG GGTCTCTGCAAGCTGGGCTCAGCAGGAGGCACAGATTATGGCCTGCGGCAGTTTGCTGAGGGGTCCACTGAGAAGTTGGCCAGGCAGTGCCGAAA atgGTTGTGCAACACCACCATTGATGCCCGCACCAGGAAATGGGCTGTGGAGGGGATGTCATATCTCACCCTCGATGCAGATGTGAAAGATGACTTTGTTGAAGATGAACCAGCCCTGAAAGCTATGTTTGATTTAGCCAAG GCAAGCGACAAGACCATCTTGTACTCTGTGGCTTCTGCCCTGGTGAACTGTACCAACAGCTATGACACCAAGGAACTGGTCCCAGAGCTGGTGCAACTGGCAAAATTCTCCAAGCAGCACGTGCCTGAGGAGCATCCAAAG GACAAGAAGGATTTTGTGGTGAAGCGGGTGAAGCGGCTGCTGAAGGCCGGGGTTGTCTCTGCCTTGGCCTGCATGGTGAAGGCAGACAGTGCCATCCTGACGGACCAGAGCAAGGAGCTCATTGCCAG GGTGTTTCTTGCCTTATGTGAAGACCCCAAGGACCGTGGGACCATTGTTGCTCAAGGAGGTGGAAAG GCTCTGATACCTCTGGCTTTGGAAGGCACAGATGTTGGCAAGATAAAGGCTTCTCACGCTCTGGCAAAAATTGCTGCTATCTCCAATCCAGACATTGCATTCCCAGGGGAGAGG GTTTATGAGGTGGTGAGGCCCCTTGTCAGCCTGCTGAACACAGAGAGAGATGGCCTCCAGAACTATGAGGCTCTGCTAGGTCTCACTAACTTTTCCGGAAGAAGTGATAAACTTAG GTTGAAGATAGTCAAAGAGAAGGCCCTGCCAGATATTGAAAACTACATGTTTGAGAACCACGACCAGCTTCGACAGGCAGCCACGGAGTGCATGTGCAACCTGGTGGTCAACAAAGAG GTTCAGGAGAGGTTTGTGGCTGATGGAAACGACCGGCTGAAGTTGGTGGTGTTACTGTGTGGGGAGGACGATGAGAAAGTCCAGGTTGCGGCGGCAGGAGCCCTGGCCATGCTTACGGCAGCACAAAAGAAACTCTGCTCTAAGATGACTCAAGTG ACCACCCAGTGGCTCGAAATCCTGCAGAGGCTCTGCTTGCACGACAACATGGAGGTCCAGCACCGAGGGTTGGTCATTGCTTTCAACTTAATCAGTGCTGACAAAGAGCTGGCGAAGAAGCTGGTGGAGTCAGAGCTCCTGGAGATCCTGACCTATGTCGGGAAGCAAGAGGATCACCCCAAGAAGCAGCACATCATTAACGTGGCACGTGATTGCCTCACGAGGTGCATGGATTATGGGCTGATCAAACCTTTCTCTCAGGCATGA
- the RAD51D gene encoding DNA repair protein RAD51 homolog 4 isoform X1 — MDQHTRNPFPCGFRYQGRLVWLHFSTPGIQHSLSHVSQNNNSLSEAAAQQVLQVSPAPLAVDMVVLRAGLCPGLTEEMIQLLRANGVRTVVDFVSSDLEDVAQKCSLSYKALVAVRRVLLAQFSAFPANGADLYEELKSSTAILPTGSPSLDQLLDSGLYTGEVTELMGAPGSGKTQVCLGIAASVSLGLKQDVLFLDSTGGFIASRLYQMLQAQTEDEEEQLEALQRIQVVRVFDVYEMLSALQELRDHLSQQVMSSTGPLKIVVIDSVSAVIYPLLGGRQSEGLAIMMQLSRELKTLAREFSLAVVVTNQVTRDSSTGSLKPALGRSWSFVPSTRVLLESKGASWDKGMTRRVAALVKSPRQPTGLQVELDIGNDDMPEPSPVTPTQGL, encoded by the exons ATGGATCAACACACCAGAAACCCATTCCCATGTGGCTTTAGGTACCAGGGAAGGCTTGTCTGGCTTCATTTCAGTACTCCTGGGATACAGCACAGCCTTTCTCACGTCAGCCAGAATAATAATTCATtgtcagaagcagcagcacagcaggtacTGCAG GTCTCTCCCGCCCCCCTGGCTGTGGACATGGTGGTCCTGCgggctgggctctgccctggtCTCACCGAAGAGATGATCCAGCTGCTCAGGGCGAATGGCGTCAGGACGG TGGTGGACTTTGTGTCGTCGGACCTGGAGGACGTTGCCCAGAAGTGTTCCCTGTCTTACAAG GCGCTGGTTGCAGTGAGACGTGTGCTCCTGGCCCAgttctctgccttccctgccaACGGAGCAGACCTGTACGAGGAGCTCAAGAGCTCCACGGCCATCCTGCCCACTGGGAGCCCAAG CCTGGACCAGCTGCTGGACTCTGGGCTGTACACGGGGGAAGTGACGGAGCTCATGGGAGCACCGGGCAGTGGGAAGACACAG GTGTGTCTGGGCATTGCAGCCAGTGTGTCTCTTGGCCTCAAGCAGGACGTCCTGTTTCTCGACTCCACAGGGGGTTTCATTGCCTCCCGTCTCTACCAGATGCTGCAAGCACAGacagaggatgaggaagagcAG ctggagGCTCTGCAGCGGATCCAGGTGGTCCGTGTGTTCGATGTCTATGAAATGCTGAGCGCCTTGCAGGAGCTGCGGGATCACCTCTCCCAGCAG GTCATGAGCTCCACGGGGCCTCTCAAGATCGTGGTGATCGACTCGGTGTCGGCTGTGATTTACCCACTGCTGGGTGGCAGGCAGTCAGAGG GTCTGGCCATCATGATGCAGCTGTCCAGGGAGCTGAAGACACTGGCCAGGGAGTTCAGCCTTGCTGTTGTG GTGACCAACCAGGTGACAAGGGACAGCAGCACTGGCTCTCTGAAGCCAGCCCTTGGCCGCTCCTGGAGCTTCGTGCCCAGCACTCgggtgctgctggagagcaAAGGAGCCTCCTGGGACAAAGGCATGACACGACGCGTGGCTGCCCTGGTGAAGTCACCCCGACAG CCAACAGGGTTACAGGTGGAGCTGGACATTGGAAATGATGATATGCCAGAGCCGAGCCCTGTGACACCCACGCAGGGGCTCTGA
- the RAD51D gene encoding DNA repair protein RAD51 homolog 4 isoform X2 encodes MVVLRAGLCPGLTEEMIQLLRANGVRTVVDFVSSDLEDVAQKCSLSYKALVAVRRVLLAQFSAFPANGADLYEELKSSTAILPTGSPSLDQLLDSGLYTGEVTELMGAPGSGKTQVCLGIAASVSLGLKQDVLFLDSTGGFIASRLYQMLQAQTEDEEEQLEALQRIQVVRVFDVYEMLSALQELRDHLSQQVMSSTGPLKIVVIDSVSAVIYPLLGGRQSEGLAIMMQLSRELKTLAREFSLAVVVTNQVTRDSSTGSLKPALGRSWSFVPSTRVLLESKGASWDKGMTRRVAALVKSPRQPTGLQVELDIGNDDMPEPSPVTPTQGL; translated from the exons ATGGTGGTCCTGCgggctgggctctgccctggtCTCACCGAAGAGATGATCCAGCTGCTCAGGGCGAATGGCGTCAGGACGG TGGTGGACTTTGTGTCGTCGGACCTGGAGGACGTTGCCCAGAAGTGTTCCCTGTCTTACAAG GCGCTGGTTGCAGTGAGACGTGTGCTCCTGGCCCAgttctctgccttccctgccaACGGAGCAGACCTGTACGAGGAGCTCAAGAGCTCCACGGCCATCCTGCCCACTGGGAGCCCAAG CCTGGACCAGCTGCTGGACTCTGGGCTGTACACGGGGGAAGTGACGGAGCTCATGGGAGCACCGGGCAGTGGGAAGACACAG GTGTGTCTGGGCATTGCAGCCAGTGTGTCTCTTGGCCTCAAGCAGGACGTCCTGTTTCTCGACTCCACAGGGGGTTTCATTGCCTCCCGTCTCTACCAGATGCTGCAAGCACAGacagaggatgaggaagagcAG ctggagGCTCTGCAGCGGATCCAGGTGGTCCGTGTGTTCGATGTCTATGAAATGCTGAGCGCCTTGCAGGAGCTGCGGGATCACCTCTCCCAGCAG GTCATGAGCTCCACGGGGCCTCTCAAGATCGTGGTGATCGACTCGGTGTCGGCTGTGATTTACCCACTGCTGGGTGGCAGGCAGTCAGAGG GTCTGGCCATCATGATGCAGCTGTCCAGGGAGCTGAAGACACTGGCCAGGGAGTTCAGCCTTGCTGTTGTG GTGACCAACCAGGTGACAAGGGACAGCAGCACTGGCTCTCTGAAGCCAGCCCTTGGCCGCTCCTGGAGCTTCGTGCCCAGCACTCgggtgctgctggagagcaAAGGAGCCTCCTGGGACAAAGGCATGACACGACGCGTGGCTGCCCTGGTGAAGTCACCCCGACAG CCAACAGGGTTACAGGTGGAGCTGGACATTGGAAATGATGATATGCCAGAGCCGAGCCCTGTGACACCCACGCAGGGGCTCTGA